Proteins from a single region of Halorubrum sp. 2020YC2:
- the trpD gene encoding anthranilate phosphoribosyltransferase — protein MNLNDTVERVTDGTDLTLEESREAARLVFEEATDAQIGALLAALRAKGETETEIAGFAQGMRDAARTIEPEREPLVDTCGTGGDDYDTINVSTTAAIVAAGAGVPIAKHGNYSVSSSSGSADVLEVAGADVEAEPPAVEGAIEDDGIGFMLAPVFHPAMKAVIGPRKELGMRTIFNVLGPLTNPAGADAQVLGVYDPDLVPTIARSLAHMPVERALVVHGAGMDEIGIHDETVAAEVDGEEVTEFTIAPEDLGLDRAPIDDVAGGTPEENAADLRGVVDGSVTGPKRDLILANAGAAIYVAGEADTLEAGVERAAEAIDSGAAAEKFAALCGDDESLAADAGATTAEDDD, from the coding sequence ATGAATCTCAACGACACGGTCGAGCGCGTGACGGACGGGACGGATCTGACCCTCGAAGAGTCGCGCGAGGCCGCGCGGCTCGTCTTCGAAGAGGCGACTGATGCCCAGATCGGGGCGCTGCTCGCCGCGCTCCGCGCGAAGGGCGAGACGGAGACCGAGATAGCGGGCTTCGCGCAGGGGATGCGCGACGCCGCACGGACGATCGAGCCCGAGCGCGAGCCGCTCGTCGACACCTGCGGCACCGGCGGCGACGACTACGACACGATCAACGTGTCGACGACCGCCGCCATCGTCGCCGCGGGCGCAGGCGTTCCGATCGCCAAGCACGGCAACTACTCGGTCTCCTCCTCGTCGGGCAGCGCCGACGTGCTTGAGGTCGCGGGCGCCGACGTCGAGGCCGAGCCGCCGGCCGTCGAGGGCGCGATCGAGGACGACGGGATCGGGTTCATGCTCGCGCCCGTCTTCCACCCGGCGATGAAGGCCGTCATCGGCCCCCGCAAGGAGCTGGGAATGCGGACCATCTTCAACGTGCTCGGGCCGCTCACCAACCCCGCCGGCGCCGACGCGCAGGTGCTCGGCGTGTACGACCCGGACCTGGTCCCCACGATCGCGCGGTCGCTCGCGCACATGCCCGTCGAGCGCGCCCTCGTCGTCCACGGCGCCGGGATGGACGAGATCGGGATCCACGACGAAACCGTCGCCGCCGAGGTCGACGGCGAGGAGGTCACGGAGTTCACGATCGCGCCCGAGGACCTCGGTCTCGACCGCGCGCCCATCGACGACGTCGCGGGCGGCACGCCCGAGGAGAACGCCGCGGACCTCCGCGGGGTCGTCGACGGCTCCGTGACGGGACCGAAGCGCGACCTGATTCTGGCGAACGCGGGCGCAGCGATCTACGTCGCCGGCGAGGCCGACACGCTCGAAGCGGGCGTCGAGCGCGCGGCCGAGGCGATCGACTCCGGCGCGGCCGCCGAGAAGTTCGCGGCGCTCTGCGGCGACGACGAGTCGCTCGCGGCCGACGCGGGGGCGACGACCGCGGAGGACGACGACTGA
- a CDS encoding phosphoribosylanthranilate isomerase has product MARVKICGITREADLRAAVDAGADAIGMITEVPVDSPREVDPAKAAELLADVPPFVTATLVTMPDSAERAVELARTVAPDAIQLHGEWTRDELRYVRAETERKVLLTVDADDPARAEEFDGAVDALVVDSTDDSGAGGTGETHDWRATGELAARLTTPVVLAGGLTADSVAEAVRVADPFAVDVASGVEIEEGRKDHNAVARFVANAGREMELA; this is encoded by the coding sequence ATGGCCCGGGTGAAGATCTGCGGGATCACCCGGGAGGCCGACCTCCGCGCCGCGGTCGACGCGGGCGCCGACGCGATCGGCATGATCACCGAGGTGCCGGTCGACTCGCCGCGCGAGGTCGACCCGGCGAAAGCGGCCGAACTGCTCGCGGACGTGCCCCCGTTCGTCACCGCGACGCTCGTGACGATGCCCGACTCCGCGGAGCGCGCGGTCGAACTCGCCCGCACGGTCGCGCCCGACGCGATCCAGCTCCACGGCGAGTGGACCCGAGACGAACTGCGGTACGTGCGCGCGGAGACGGAGCGCAAGGTGCTGCTCACGGTCGACGCCGACGACCCGGCGCGCGCCGAGGAGTTCGACGGCGCGGTCGACGCCCTGGTCGTCGACTCCACCGACGACTCGGGCGCCGGCGGCACCGGCGAGACGCACGACTGGCGCGCGACCGGCGAGCTGGCGGCCCGGCTCACCACGCCGGTCGTGCTCGCGGGCGGACTCACGGCCGACAGCGTTGCCGAGGCGGTCCGCGTCGCGGACCCCTTCGCCGTCGACGTCGCCTCGGGCGTCGAGATCGAGGAGGGCCGGAAGGACCACAACGCGGTGGCCCGCTTCGTCGCCAACGCGGGCCGGGAGATGGAGCTGGCATGA